The proteins below are encoded in one region of Mya arenaria isolate MELC-2E11 chromosome 15, ASM2691426v1:
- the LOC128219826 gene encoding uncharacterized protein LOC128219826, which produces MVNDKEVNVWTITVEDRTGKVKVSLWRNIAAEPVVLGDVVAITNIVVNSKRYNNEESLSSTQFTKIEVTDMPNTEMTATILGLDLGDVESQLLTEQDGIFNVSNEVLVAAFQCQLEDITAKLSKTLNFIAKGQSVVTFNE; this is translated from the exons ATGGTGAATGACAAAGAGGTGAATGTGTGGACCATTACGGTGGAGGACCGTACTGGGAAGGTGAAAGTCAGCCTGTGGCGCAACATTGCAGCAGAGCCTGTGGTGTTGGGGGATGTTGTTGCCATCACCAATATTGTTGTCAACAGCAAGAGATATAACAATGAGGAATCCCTGTCGTCAACACAATTTACAAAGATAGAG GTTACTGACATGCCAAACACCGAGATGACGGCCACCATTCTAGGACTTGACCTGGGTGATGTGGAATCCCAGTTACTCACAGAACAGGATGGAATCTTCAATGTATCAAACGAAGTGCTAGTTGCAGCCTTTCAGTGTCAGTTGGAAGACATTACAGCCAAACTATCAAAAACACTGAATTTCATAGCCAAAGGACAGTCTGTGGTCACCTTTAATGagtga